A single region of the Candidatus Polarisedimenticolia bacterium genome encodes:
- a CDS encoding glycosyltransferase family 39 protein, with translation MPSSAATPRADHFAPSRERSRILFLFIGSLLLFGAGIGMRSLWNPNEPVYAEGAREMMLRGSYFLPYVNGVIYSDKPIFYFWTMLAGCLFTGGMSEAGLRIPSLVSGVLSVLLVYRLGRRIFGIRAGFLAGACLATTIMFWWHSQYIQMDQLLSFLMLAALYAFFEGKETASPRRPLLWAASGACMGLAFLTKGPVGLVLPAAIMGLYLLLAGELRWLFRREMVWMGALFLLFAVPWFASLALTGHREVLEDFFIRHNFERATDPFNHRQPFWYYGPRLLSDLFPWSIFLAAALFVPVRNEMERRGRLFIRLWLGVVLVAFSSVGSKRGVYLLPLYPAAALVMGKFWDDVFADRAAGWMKKWARYGLGFLGICLGIMTLACFGGMLYGLRSGSYGREAIWLVPAGAIVLTGGIMLWRALRAHRLPEAAVAVGLTMSAVYLYAGLFLFPLADRFKSPAPFSRQVLAVVPPEEEIRSYGLWRWDAAYIFYTGRLMPVLHSPDEVEAYLSQERRVFLLVESSEMDRFLSSLKAPSRLVLRQDIGHKTTALLTNHDGPPF, from the coding sequence ATGCCTTCATCCGCCGCGACCCCCCGCGCCGACCACTTCGCCCCTTCACGGGAGCGATCCCGCATCCTTTTTCTTTTCATCGGAAGCCTGCTCCTGTTCGGCGCGGGCATCGGCATGCGCTCCTTGTGGAACCCGAACGAGCCGGTCTATGCCGAAGGGGCGCGTGAGATGATGCTGCGCGGCAGCTACTTCCTCCCCTACGTCAACGGCGTCATTTACTCCGACAAGCCGATCTTCTATTTCTGGACGATGCTGGCCGGGTGCCTGTTCACCGGAGGAATGTCGGAAGCGGGGTTGCGGATACCCTCGCTGGTGTCCGGGGTCCTGTCGGTGCTGCTGGTCTACCGCCTCGGGCGCAGGATCTTCGGGATCCGCGCCGGCTTCCTCGCCGGCGCATGCCTGGCCACCACGATCATGTTCTGGTGGCACTCGCAGTACATCCAGATGGATCAGCTCCTCTCCTTCCTGATGCTCGCCGCGCTGTACGCTTTCTTCGAGGGAAAGGAGACGGCCAGCCCGCGTCGCCCGCTGCTGTGGGCCGCCTCGGGGGCCTGCATGGGACTGGCCTTTCTCACGAAAGGACCGGTCGGACTGGTGCTCCCCGCCGCAATCATGGGTCTGTACCTGCTCCTGGCCGGAGAGCTCCGCTGGCTCTTCCGGCGCGAGATGGTCTGGATGGGGGCGCTCTTCCTGCTGTTCGCCGTTCCCTGGTTCGCCTCTCTGGCGCTGACCGGACATCGGGAGGTGCTGGAGGATTTCTTCATCCGCCACAATTTCGAGCGCGCCACCGATCCCTTCAACCACCGGCAGCCTTTCTGGTATTACGGGCCCCGCCTGCTCTCCGATCTGTTCCCCTGGTCGATCTTCCTGGCGGCCGCCTTGTTCGTCCCCGTTCGCAATGAGATGGAGCGCCGCGGCAGGCTTTTCATCAGGCTTTGGCTCGGAGTCGTTCTCGTGGCATTCTCCTCGGTGGGATCCAAGCGGGGCGTCTACCTGCTGCCGCTATATCCGGCCGCGGCCCTGGTGATGGGAAAGTTCTGGGACGATGTCTTCGCCGACCGGGCCGCGGGGTGGATGAAGAAGTGGGCGCGATACGGGCTGGGCTTCCTGGGAATCTGCCTGGGAATCATGACGCTCGCCTGCTTCGGCGGCATGCTTTATGGGCTGCGCTCCGGGAGCTACGGTCGCGAAGCGATCTGGCTGGTCCCGGCGGGAGCGATCGTCCTGACCGGCGGCATCATGCTGTGGCGTGCGCTGCGCGCCCACCGGCTGCCGGAAGCGGCGGTCGCGGTGGGGCTGACGATGTCCGCGGTCTACCTCTACGCGGGATTGTTCCTGTTTCCGCTGGCGGACCGCTTCAAATCGCCCGCCCCCTTCTCGCGCCAGGTCCTGGCCGTGGTCCCGCCGGAGGAGGAGATCCGCTCCTATGGCCTCTGGCGCTGGGACGCCGCCTACATCTTTTATACCGGAAGGCTGATGCCGGTGCTGCATTCGCCCGACGAAGTCGAGGCTTATCTCTCCCAGGAGCGGCGCGTCTTCCTCCTGGTGGAGAGCAGCGAGATGGACCGCTTCCTCTCGTCCCTCAAGGCGCCCTCCCGCCTGGTCCTGCGCCAGGACATCGGGCACAAGACCACCGCATTGCTGACGAACCACGACGGACCGCCCTTCTAG
- a CDS encoding glycosyltransferase family 4 protein, whose translation MLLSTTPMVVLHLISRYRWTGSAEPAVTLCATLAKAGVDARLCCIPGESLEREAAARGVSNFPYARLDRNYTPWGILSTARGLARAVERESIDLIHAHTQHDHWLAALALSYFARRSCKLVRSHHEIRHIRAGRVWRRIFNRDTAMNLTPSRAAREHFIASGAMLPDKVRTIYGGLDLSRFRVSGATSAVRQAWGVPPEAPLIAHLSHVGPDRRQSEMLEAFALLSDELPQARLVFLGQGNKSTVGELKEVVVRRGLEARVGFSKDHASLHLPWPDQVAAADRVVVLAVGSEGSSRGVMEAMAMGRMVIGARVGVLPELIEEGRTGMLVEPEPLSIAGALRASFADAAGAAAMGSAAAAVIRTRFRCERQAEEVQALYRELLGRETPAARTAGSR comes from the coding sequence ATGCTACTGTCAACGACCCCGATGGTCGTCCTTCACCTTATCAGCCGCTATCGCTGGACCGGCAGCGCCGAGCCCGCCGTGACGCTGTGCGCCACGCTGGCCAAAGCGGGCGTCGACGCGCGCTTGTGCTGCATTCCGGGGGAAAGCCTGGAGCGCGAAGCCGCCGCTCGCGGCGTGTCCAACTTCCCGTACGCCCGGCTGGATCGGAACTACACTCCCTGGGGAATCCTCTCCACGGCCCGCGGCCTGGCGCGCGCCGTGGAGCGCGAGTCGATCGACCTGATCCATGCGCACACCCAGCACGATCACTGGCTGGCGGCGCTGGCGCTGTCGTACTTCGCACGGCGTTCCTGCAAGCTGGTCCGCAGCCACCACGAGATACGTCACATCCGCGCCGGCCGGGTCTGGCGGCGGATCTTCAACCGAGACACGGCCATGAACCTCACGCCGTCCCGCGCCGCGCGCGAGCACTTCATCGCCAGCGGCGCGATGCTTCCCGACAAGGTGCGCACCATCTATGGCGGTCTCGATCTGTCCCGCTTCCGCGTCTCGGGGGCCACATCCGCCGTGCGCCAGGCCTGGGGAGTGCCGCCCGAGGCGCCGCTCATCGCCCACCTGTCGCACGTCGGGCCGGATCGCCGGCAATCCGAGATGCTGGAAGCCTTCGCGCTGCTCTCCGACGAGCTGCCGCAGGCCCGCCTGGTCTTCCTGGGGCAGGGGAACAAGAGCACCGTCGGGGAGCTGAAGGAGGTCGTCGTCCGGCGCGGCCTCGAGGCGCGCGTCGGTTTCAGCAAGGACCATGCTTCTCTCCATCTCCCATGGCCCGATCAGGTGGCGGCCGCCGATCGGGTGGTGGTGCTGGCGGTGGGCTCGGAAGGATCGAGCCGCGGCGTCATGGAGGCGATGGCGATGGGCAGGATGGTGATCGGGGCGCGTGTCGGGGTGCTGCCCGAGCTGATCGAGGAGGGCCGGACGGGGATGCTGGTGGAGCCCGAGCCGCTGTCGATCGCCGGCGCGCTGCGCGCGTCTTTCGCCGATGCGGCCGGCGCCGCCGCCATGGGGAGCGCCGCGGCGGCGGTGATCAGGACCCGTTTCCGCTGTGAGCGCCAGGCGGAGGAAGTCCAAGCGCTGTACCGGGAGCTCCTGGGACGGGAGACTCCCGCGGCTCGGACGGCCGGTTCGAGATGA
- a CDS encoding glycosyltransferase family 39 protein, protein MKGLPARLHPVLLLGLCAALYFTHLGGTDLKEPNEPTSAQAAREMVERRDWIFPTVNREPYPDKPPLLFWAIALASAPFGEVNEIGARLPSACAATLAVLALYFMTRRELGSRGAAFAAATLAVSNFFVEQARYVQHDMLLCLGVTLSILALFRLKDGEEPRGRWILLAAAGLSVGVLDKGPIGLALPALVLAGTAIAERRLFEGSGRMAAAAALGMVPVLLYYLALARRGGWEILETFLFRHNMDRFVAGFDHEQPWWYFLAHFPVDLLPGTLLLPAAAFLSPADPARRRLHRRCWIWILVPLVFFSLSASKRPVYMLPALPPIALLCGSLIDAMARGTAGKAARRCAFAGIALALGALALAGIGAPLLAWRRAPSLLAPAGIAALLAVAGAAAGLGRLRRGSFSGAFAALLASLFAVWLVAVVGLLPATNPINSPRPFAQEILRQVPIGAPLMTYGLYRFRCGYIFYTGRPMPRLADVPALRDFLGRPERVFCVLPSEDYDSLESALKGPAHVLARGGAGRRRDVLISNRPSEPRESPVPGAPGTALGLPPPGAHSGNGS, encoded by the coding sequence ATGAAGGGACTGCCGGCGCGCCTGCACCCGGTCCTCCTGCTCGGATTGTGCGCCGCCCTCTATTTCACCCATCTCGGGGGCACCGATCTGAAGGAGCCCAACGAGCCGACCTCGGCCCAGGCGGCCCGCGAGATGGTGGAGCGGCGCGACTGGATCTTCCCGACGGTCAACCGCGAGCCCTATCCCGACAAGCCGCCGCTGCTCTTCTGGGCGATCGCCCTGGCCTCTGCCCCTTTTGGAGAGGTCAACGAAATCGGCGCGCGCCTCCCTTCCGCCTGCGCCGCGACGCTCGCCGTGCTGGCTCTCTATTTCATGACGCGCCGGGAGCTGGGAAGCCGCGGGGCGGCCTTCGCCGCGGCCACGCTGGCCGTGAGCAACTTCTTCGTCGAGCAGGCGCGCTACGTGCAGCACGATATGCTTCTCTGCCTGGGAGTCACCCTCTCGATCCTGGCGCTTTTCCGCCTGAAGGACGGGGAGGAGCCGCGCGGGCGCTGGATCCTGCTGGCGGCCGCCGGTCTGTCCGTCGGAGTGCTCGACAAAGGGCCGATCGGCCTGGCGCTTCCGGCCCTGGTCCTGGCCGGGACCGCAATCGCCGAGCGCCGCCTCTTCGAAGGCTCCGGAAGGATGGCGGCCGCCGCGGCGCTGGGAATGGTGCCGGTGCTCCTCTACTACCTCGCGCTGGCGCGCCGCGGCGGCTGGGAGATCCTGGAGACCTTCCTGTTCCGCCACAACATGGATCGCTTCGTGGCCGGCTTCGACCACGAGCAGCCCTGGTGGTATTTCCTGGCCCACTTCCCGGTGGACCTGCTGCCCGGGACCCTCCTGCTGCCGGCGGCCGCTTTCCTGTCGCCCGCCGATCCGGCGCGGCGGCGGCTGCACCGGCGCTGCTGGATCTGGATCCTGGTGCCGCTGGTCTTCTTCTCCCTTTCCGCCAGCAAGCGTCCGGTCTACATGCTCCCGGCACTGCCTCCCATCGCGCTGCTGTGCGGCTCGCTCATCGATGCCATGGCACGCGGCACGGCCGGCAAGGCGGCGCGGCGGTGTGCTTTTGCCGGGATCGCTCTGGCCCTGGGCGCGCTGGCGCTGGCCGGGATCGGCGCCCCCCTTCTGGCCTGGCGCCGCGCCCCGTCGCTGCTCGCCCCGGCGGGAATCGCCGCCCTGCTCGCGGTGGCCGGCGCCGCCGCCGGGCTGGGACGCCTGCGCCGCGGCAGTTTCTCGGGGGCTTTCGCGGCGCTGCTCGCGAGCCTGTTCGCCGTCTGGCTGGTGGCGGTGGTTGGATTGCTGCCCGCAACCAACCCGATCAACTCGCCCCGCCCTTTCGCGCAGGAGATTCTGCGCCAGGTCCCCATCGGCGCTCCGCTGATGACCTACGGCCTGTATCGCTTCCGCTGCGGCTACATCTTCTATACGGGCCGGCCGATGCCGAGGCTGGCGGATGTTCCGGCCCTGCGCGATTTCCTGGGTCGTCCGGAGAGGGTGTTCTGCGTCCTGCCGTCGGAGGATTACGACAGCCTGGAGTCTGCGTTGAAGGGGCCGGCGCACGTCCTGGCGCGCGGCGGGGCCGGGCGACGCCGCGACGTCCTCATCTCGAACCGGCCGTCCGAGCCGCGGGAGTCTCCCGTCCCAGGAGCTCCCGGTACAGCGCTTGGACTTCCTCCGCCTGGCGCTCACAGCGGAAACGGGTCCTGA
- the ftsE gene encoding cell division ATP-binding protein FtsE, which produces MIELYHVNKDYGRAHHALVDVSLAVEKGEFVFLTGSSGAGKTTLLRLLFREEIATSGKILVDGINVSTLPASKVPGLRRRLGIVFQDFKLLPRRTVFENVALVMEITGASRKVQRSRTYAVLEMLGLNHKVRAHPLELSGGEQQRVAIARALVSEPVLLLADEPTGNLDPDLSWEIMTLFKSINIRGTTVLVATHDRDLIARMGKRVIALDAGRLASA; this is translated from the coding sequence ATGATCGAGCTGTACCACGTCAACAAGGACTACGGACGTGCGCACCACGCCCTGGTGGACGTCAGCCTGGCGGTCGAGAAGGGGGAGTTCGTCTTTCTCACCGGGTCCAGCGGCGCCGGCAAGACGACGCTGCTGCGCCTGCTGTTCCGCGAGGAAATCGCCACCTCGGGGAAAATCCTGGTCGACGGCATCAATGTGTCCACGCTGCCGGCGTCCAAGGTTCCAGGCCTGCGGCGTCGGCTGGGGATCGTCTTCCAGGACTTCAAGCTTCTTCCCAGGCGCACCGTGTTCGAGAACGTCGCCCTGGTGATGGAGATCACCGGTGCGTCGCGCAAGGTGCAGCGCTCGCGGACCTACGCCGTCCTCGAGATGCTGGGGCTGAACCACAAGGTGCGCGCGCACCCGCTGGAGCTGTCGGGCGGCGAGCAGCAGCGCGTCGCCATCGCCCGCGCCCTGGTGAGCGAGCCCGTGCTGCTCCTGGCGGACGAGCCCACCGGCAATCTGGACCCCGATCTCTCCTGGGAGATCATGACGCTGTTCAAATCGATCAACATCCGCGGCACCACGGTCCTGGTCGCCACGCACGATCGCGATCTGATCGCGCGCATGGGCAAGCGCGTCATCGCTCTGGACGCCGGCCGGCTGGCAAGCGCCTGA